The Streptomyces sp. NBC_01353 genome contains a region encoding:
- a CDS encoding WYL domain-containing protein, whose product MKSDRLLSLLLLLQTRGLVPATELAERLDVSVRTVYRDVEALSASGVPVYAERGRHGGIALLPGFRTDVTGLTADESRALFVLAAQGAHAALGLDRALGSALRKVMAALPEPHRPAAELTSRRILVDPDRWMRTPLPAVDLDVLNRAVFTDRRLRLRYRSSGAPAPKTYTVDPYGLVVKAGVWYLVADHRGEPRLFRADRVQRAELLDDPVRRREAAELAEVWEQLRRRVENRPAGVLVRARIRHDRLDRFLRLHGDRLTSPPGEPEGEWTEVDLAFPEAGDARPLLALGGSVEVLEPPEVRTLLAEAAVEVLALHADPL is encoded by the coding sequence GTGAAGTCCGACAGGCTGCTCTCCCTCCTGCTGCTCCTCCAGACCCGGGGCCTGGTTCCTGCCACGGAGCTCGCCGAGCGCCTCGATGTCTCCGTACGCACCGTCTACCGGGACGTCGAGGCGCTCTCGGCGTCCGGTGTGCCCGTGTACGCCGAACGCGGCCGGCACGGTGGCATCGCCCTCCTGCCCGGCTTCCGTACGGATGTCACGGGGCTGACGGCCGACGAGTCCCGTGCCCTGTTCGTACTCGCCGCCCAGGGCGCCCACGCGGCCCTCGGCCTCGACCGGGCCCTCGGCTCCGCCCTGCGCAAGGTGATGGCCGCTCTCCCCGAACCCCACCGGCCCGCCGCCGAACTGACGAGCCGCCGCATCCTCGTCGACCCGGACCGCTGGATGCGTACGCCCCTTCCGGCCGTGGACCTGGACGTCCTCAACCGGGCCGTCTTCACCGACCGGCGCCTGCGACTGCGGTACCGGAGCAGCGGGGCACCGGCCCCGAAGACGTACACGGTCGACCCGTACGGCCTCGTCGTGAAGGCGGGTGTCTGGTACCTGGTTGCCGACCACAGGGGCGAGCCCCGGCTCTTCCGTGCCGACCGGGTGCAGCGGGCCGAACTCCTCGACGACCCGGTACGGCGCCGGGAAGCCGCCGAACTGGCCGAGGTGTGGGAGCAACTGCGCCGCCGCGTGGAGAACCGCCCCGCCGGCGTCCTGGTGCGGGCCCGGATCCGGCACGACCGCCTGGACCGCTTCCTCCGCCTCCACGGCGACCGCCTGACGTCGCCGCCGGGGGAGCCCGAAGGGGAGTGGACGGAGGTGGACCTGGCCTTCCCCGAAGCGGGCGACGCTCGCCCGCTGCTTGCCCTGGGCGGCAGCGTGGAGGTCCTGGAACCACCGGAGGTACGAACCCTGCTGGCGGAGGCGGCAGTAGAAGTCCTCGCCCTGCACGCAGACCCTCTCTGA
- a CDS encoding thioesterase family protein has translation MSTSIETIAGTSEFDRDTAVTLRAPGVYDADLSAGWTIISAVNGGYLLALLGRALGDHLPHPDPFTISAHYLTPSVPGPAVIRTETVRTGRTLSTGQASLFQYAEDGTEVERIRVLASYGDLDALPDDVRTAATPPAIAPIEHCFGASDGPTPQIPGSSAITERLDLKLDPATVGWAIGAPSGKGEMRGWFGLSDGREPDALSLLLTVDALPPTSFELGLKGWTPTVELTTHIRCRPAPGPLRVSITTRNLAGGFLEEDAEVWDSADRLVAQSRQLARAPRG, from the coding sequence ATGAGCACGAGCATCGAGACGATCGCGGGGACCAGCGAGTTCGACCGCGACACCGCCGTCACCCTCCGCGCCCCCGGCGTCTACGACGCCGATCTCTCCGCCGGGTGGACCATCATCAGCGCCGTCAACGGCGGCTACCTCCTCGCCCTGCTCGGCCGCGCACTCGGCGACCACCTCCCGCACCCGGACCCGTTCACGATCTCGGCGCACTACCTCACGCCGTCCGTGCCCGGCCCTGCGGTGATCCGCACCGAGACCGTCCGTACCGGCCGCACCCTCTCCACCGGCCAGGCGTCCCTCTTCCAGTACGCCGAGGACGGCACCGAGGTCGAGCGCATCCGGGTCCTCGCCTCGTACGGCGACCTCGACGCGCTCCCCGACGACGTCCGCACCGCCGCCACGCCCCCCGCGATCGCGCCCATCGAGCACTGCTTCGGCGCCTCCGACGGCCCCACCCCCCAGATCCCCGGCTCCAGCGCCATCACCGAGCGGCTCGACCTCAAGCTCGACCCGGCCACCGTCGGCTGGGCGATCGGCGCGCCGTCGGGCAAGGGCGAGATGCGCGGCTGGTTCGGCCTCTCCGACGGCCGCGAGCCCGACGCGCTCTCCCTGCTCCTCACCGTCGACGCGCTGCCGCCGACCTCCTTCGAGCTGGGCCTCAAGGGCTGGACCCCGACCGTCGAGCTCACCACCCACATCCGCTGCCGCCCGGCCCCCGGCCCGCTGCGCGTCTCCATCACCACGCGCAACCTGGCCGGCGGCTTCCTGGAGGAGGACGCGGAGGTCTGGGACAGCGCGGACCGGCTCGTCGCCCAGTCCCGCCAGCTGGCCCGAGCGCCGCGCGGCTGA
- a CDS encoding ABC transporter ATP-binding protein — translation MQSGPKDDAYLSVRDLKVHFPTDDGLVKSVDGLSFDLARGKTLGIVGESGSGKSVSSLAIMGLHRTGHSRNRPVIEGEIWLDGDELIRADADEVRRLRGRKMAMVFQDPLSAMHPYYTVGNQIVEAYRTHNAVDKKTARKRAVEMLDRVGIPEPDKRFDAYPHEFSGGMRQRAMIAMSLVNNPELLIADEPTTALDVTVQAQILDLIRDLQKEFGSAVIMITHDLGVVAELADDILVMYGGRCIERGPAESVFYEPQHPYTWGLLGSMPRIDREQTDRLIPVKGSPPSLINIPSGCAFHPRCPYADVPKGGITRTERPELRLAPSGEAPGRHYSACHMSPEERTRIWTEEIAPKL, via the coding sequence GTGCAGTCCGGACCCAAGGACGACGCGTACCTCTCGGTGCGCGACCTCAAGGTCCACTTCCCGACCGACGACGGCCTGGTCAAGTCCGTCGACGGGCTCTCCTTCGACCTGGCCCGCGGCAAGACCCTCGGCATCGTGGGCGAGTCCGGCTCCGGCAAGTCGGTCAGCTCGCTCGCCATCATGGGCCTGCACCGCACCGGCCACAGCCGCAACCGGCCGGTGATCGAGGGCGAGATCTGGCTGGACGGCGACGAGCTGATCCGCGCCGACGCCGACGAGGTACGGCGTCTGCGCGGTCGCAAGATGGCGATGGTCTTCCAGGACCCGCTGTCCGCGATGCACCCGTACTACACGGTCGGCAACCAGATCGTGGAGGCGTACCGCACCCACAACGCCGTCGACAAGAAGACCGCCCGCAAGCGCGCGGTCGAGATGCTCGACCGGGTCGGCATCCCCGAGCCCGACAAGCGCTTCGACGCCTATCCGCACGAGTTCTCCGGCGGTATGCGTCAGCGCGCGATGATCGCGATGTCGCTGGTCAACAACCCTGAACTGCTCATCGCGGACGAGCCGACCACCGCGCTCGACGTGACCGTGCAGGCGCAGATCCTGGACCTGATCCGGGATCTGCAGAAGGAGTTCGGCTCCGCGGTCATCATGATCACGCACGACCTCGGCGTCGTCGCCGAGCTCGCCGACGACATCCTCGTGATGTACGGCGGCCGGTGCATCGAGCGCGGTCCGGCCGAATCGGTCTTCTACGAGCCGCAGCACCCCTACACCTGGGGCCTGCTCGGCTCGATGCCGCGGATCGACCGGGAGCAGACCGACCGGCTCATCCCGGTCAAGGGCTCGCCGCCCAGCCTCATCAACATCCCGAGCGGCTGCGCGTTCCACCCCCGTTGCCCGTACGCGGACGTGCCCAAGGGCGGCATCACGCGCACGGAACGCCCCGAGCTGCGGCTCGCGCCGAGCGGTGAGGCCCCCGGCCGTCACTACTCCGCCTGCCACATGTCACCGGAGGAGCGGACCCGGATCTGGACCGAAGAGATTGCGCCGAAGCTGTGA
- a CDS encoding trimeric intracellular cation channel family protein produces the protein MLHDLFSPSVQHALDLVGIFVFAISGALLAVRKNFDVFGIAVLAEVTALGGGIFRDLIIGAVPPAAFNDLGYFLMPLVATVLVFFLHPEVERTQNAVNVFDAAGLGLFCVTGTVKAYEYGLGLTYSAVLGLATAVGGGVLRDVLANEVPSLLRWDRDLYAVPAIVGATMVVLCIRFDVLNAYTSGVAVATAFVLRLLAMRYHWRAPRAWNRRSSAREEPEKATAQ, from the coding sequence GTGCTCCACGACCTCTTCAGCCCCTCCGTACAACACGCCCTCGACCTCGTCGGCATCTTCGTCTTCGCCATCTCCGGCGCCCTCCTCGCCGTCCGCAAGAACTTCGACGTCTTCGGCATCGCCGTCCTCGCCGAGGTCACCGCGCTCGGCGGCGGTATCTTCCGCGACCTGATCATCGGCGCCGTACCCCCCGCCGCCTTCAACGACCTCGGCTACTTCCTCATGCCGCTCGTCGCCACGGTCCTCGTCTTCTTCCTCCACCCCGAGGTCGAGCGCACCCAGAACGCCGTCAACGTCTTCGACGCCGCCGGCCTCGGCCTCTTCTGTGTCACCGGCACCGTCAAGGCGTACGAGTACGGCCTCGGCCTCACCTACTCCGCCGTCCTCGGTCTCGCGACCGCCGTCGGCGGCGGTGTCCTGCGCGACGTCCTCGCCAACGAGGTCCCCTCGCTCCTCCGCTGGGACCGGGACCTCTACGCCGTGCCCGCGATCGTCGGCGCCACGATGGTCGTCCTCTGCATCCGCTTCGACGTCCTCAACGCGTACACCAGCGGCGTAGCCGTCGCCACGGCCTTCGTCCTCCGCCTCCTCGCGATGCGCTACCACTGGCGCGCGCCCCGCGCCTGGAACCGCCGCTCCTCCGCCCGTGAGGAGCCCGAAAAAGCTACCGCTCAGTAG
- a CDS encoding dipeptide ABC transporter ATP-binding protein: protein MSDNKSTEPLLKVNGLVKHFPIKKGLLQRQVGAVKAVDGIDFEVLPGETLGVVGESGCGKSTMGRLITRLLEPTGGTVEFEGVDVSHLGVAKMRPLRRDIQMIFQDPYGSLNPRHTVGSIISAPFKLQGVEPEGGVKKEVQRLLGLVGLNPEHYNRYPHEFSGGQRQRIGIARALALKPKLVVADEPVSALDVSIQAQVVNLLDDLQEELGLTYVIIAHDLSVIRHVSDRIAVMYLGKIVELADRKSLYESPMHPYTKALMSAVPVPDPRRRGAKSERILLQGDVPSPIAPPPGCRFHTRCWKATDVCKTVEPPLLELRPGQRVACHHPENAEGLTVPSARDSVEVSGARAVATAEAPAEPEAPAKDTLAKADAPAETEAAAAPAKAASPTQGEEPEAPEAAEAPDTEGDAPPKA from the coding sequence GTGAGCGACAACAAGAGCACTGAGCCCCTGCTCAAGGTCAACGGCCTGGTGAAGCACTTCCCGATCAAGAAGGGGCTGCTGCAGCGCCAGGTCGGGGCGGTCAAGGCGGTCGACGGCATCGACTTCGAGGTGCTGCCCGGCGAGACCCTCGGCGTCGTCGGCGAGTCCGGCTGCGGGAAGTCGACGATGGGCCGGCTCATCACCCGGCTCCTCGAACCGACGGGCGGTACGGTCGAGTTCGAGGGGGTGGACGTCTCGCACCTCGGTGTGGCCAAGATGCGTCCGCTGCGCCGCGACATCCAGATGATCTTCCAGGACCCGTACGGCTCGCTCAACCCGAGGCACACGGTCGGTTCGATCATCTCGGCGCCGTTCAAGCTCCAGGGCGTGGAGCCGGAGGGTGGCGTCAAGAAGGAGGTCCAGCGCCTGCTGGGCCTGGTCGGCCTGAACCCGGAGCACTACAACCGCTACCCGCACGAGTTCTCCGGCGGTCAGCGCCAGCGCATCGGCATCGCCCGGGCGCTCGCCCTGAAGCCGAAGCTGGTCGTGGCCGACGAGCCGGTCTCCGCGCTGGACGTCTCCATCCAGGCGCAGGTGGTGAACCTCCTGGACGACCTCCAGGAGGAGCTGGGCCTCACGTACGTGATCATCGCCCACGACCTGTCGGTCATCCGGCACGTCTCGGACCGGATCGCGGTGATGTACCTCGGCAAGATCGTGGAGCTGGCGGACCGCAAGTCCTTGTACGAGTCGCCGATGCACCCGTACACCAAGGCCCTGATGTCGGCGGTCCCGGTACCGGACCCGCGACGCCGTGGCGCGAAGAGCGAGCGGATTCTCCTCCAGGGCGACGTCCCGTCCCCGATCGCCCCACCGCCGGGCTGCCGCTTCCACACCCGCTGCTGGAAGGCGACGGACGTCTGCAAGACTGTGGAACCCCCACTCCTGGAACTCCGCCCGGGCCAACGGGTGGCGTGCCACCACCCGGAGAACGCGGAGGGGCTGACGGTGCCGTCGGCCAGGGATTCGGTGGAGGTGTCGGGGGCGAGGGCCGTCGCGACGGCGGAGGCCCCGGCTGAGCCGGAGGCACCGGCGAAGGACACCCTCGCGAAGGCGGACGCTCCCGCCGAGACGGAGGCGGCGGCCGCACCGGCCAAGGCGGCGAGCCCGACGCAGGGCGAGGAGCCCGAGGCGCCCGAGGCCGCGGAAGCGCCGGACACCGAAGGCGACGCGCCGCCGAAGGCGTAG